The Thermoleophilaceae bacterium genome has a window encoding:
- a CDS encoding HAD family hydrolase, producing the protein MAPTAILDVDGTLVDTNYQHAIAWYRAFRRQGIVLPLWKVHRHIGMGGDQLVAALCGDATERDRGDDIRGAEKQVYAQLIDDVEPLEGARELIAELKERGQAVVLASSAKAEEVEHYLDLLDARELADGWTTSADVEATKPEPDLVRAAMDKGSGDGAVLVGDSTWDCEAAGRAGIATVGLLTGGFSEDELRDAGAAVVFESIAELRHRLGETPLGR; encoded by the coding sequence ATGGCTCCCACCGCGATCCTCGACGTGGACGGCACCCTGGTGGACACCAACTACCAGCACGCGATCGCCTGGTACCGGGCGTTCCGCCGCCAGGGGATCGTGCTGCCGCTCTGGAAGGTGCACCGGCACATCGGCATGGGCGGCGACCAGCTCGTCGCGGCGCTGTGCGGCGACGCGACAGAGCGCGATCGCGGCGACGACATCCGCGGCGCCGAGAAGCAGGTATACGCGCAGCTCATCGACGACGTGGAGCCGCTCGAGGGCGCGCGCGAGCTGATCGCCGAGCTCAAGGAGCGCGGCCAGGCGGTGGTGCTGGCCAGCTCGGCGAAGGCCGAGGAGGTGGAGCACTACCTCGACCTGCTCGATGCGCGCGAGCTCGCCGACGGCTGGACCACCTCGGCGGACGTGGAGGCCACCAAGCCCGAGCCCGACCTCGTGCGGGCGGCCATGGACAAGGGGTCCGGCGACGGCGCCGTGCTGGTCGGCGACTCGACATGGGACTGCGAGGCCGCCGGGCGCGCCGGCATCGCCACCGTGGGGCTGCTCACCGGAGGGTTCTCCGAGGACGAGCTGCGTGACGCGGGCGCGGCCGTGGTGTTCGAGTCGATCGCCGAGCTGCGGCACCGGCTGGGCGAGACCCCGCTCGGGCGATGA
- a CDS encoding DUF1360 domain-containing protein: protein MKVEEVTERVPDHGRETDDSPTEPIDYWTLNATFGALLAALAVASRNHPERVRAALEPRELPILFAATFAVSKAIARERIGVWMREPFVEQEGAVRRPRGRRLRHAVGELMTCTRCAGVWGALGMVGLRVASPHAGRLATGVLATAAANDFLQAGFRMLAEGGGAARGRTAVSARGAAGTREP, encoded by the coding sequence ATGAAGGTGGAGGAAGTCACCGAGCGCGTGCCCGATCACGGCCGCGAGACCGACGACTCGCCCACCGAGCCGATCGACTACTGGACGCTGAACGCCACCTTCGGAGCCCTGCTCGCGGCGCTGGCCGTCGCGAGCCGCAACCACCCCGAACGGGTGCGCGCGGCGCTCGAGCCGCGCGAGCTGCCGATCCTCTTTGCCGCCACCTTCGCCGTCTCGAAGGCGATCGCCCGTGAGCGGATCGGCGTGTGGATGCGCGAGCCGTTCGTGGAGCAGGAGGGCGCCGTCCGGCGCCCGCGCGGGCGCCGGCTGCGCCACGCCGTGGGCGAGCTCATGACCTGCACGCGCTGCGCGGGAGTCTGGGGCGCGCTGGGCATGGTGGGGCTGCGTGTGGCGAGCCCCCACGCCGGCCGGCTGGCCACCGGCGTGCTGGCCACCGCCGCCGCCAACGACTTCCTCCAGGCGGGATTTCGGATGCTCGCCGAGGGCGGCGGGGCCGCGCGGGGCCGCACCGCCGTTTCGGCCCGCGGAGCGGCGGGTACCCGCGAACCGTGA
- a CDS encoding SigB/SigF/SigG family RNA polymerase sigma factor, translating to MSETAPVSGQRNDVGASQALGARAREDLELLRRYHRGGDTAARDELVERMLPVVRQLARRYQRGSEQLDDLVQVGSLGLVKAIDRFDVDRGSPFMRYAVPTVLGEIKRHFRDTGWAAHVPRGMQERVMEVKGAVEALGSKLGRSPSPRELADELSLQLEEVLEALEAATAYASVSLDAPRPGDDGERETYAESMGDKDGSYELVEDAATVLPALGVLPERERLIVHLRFAEDLTQSEIADRIGVSQMHVSRLLRRALARVRTVATSERRSGRKGKGKGSRHAA from the coding sequence ATGAGCGAGACCGCCCCGGTCTCGGGCCAGCGAAACGACGTCGGCGCGTCTCAGGCGCTCGGCGCGCGCGCCCGAGAGGACCTCGAGCTTCTGCGCCGCTACCACCGCGGGGGGGACACGGCGGCCCGGGACGAGCTCGTGGAGCGCATGCTGCCCGTGGTGCGCCAGCTCGCGCGCCGCTACCAGCGCGGCTCCGAGCAGCTCGACGACCTTGTGCAGGTGGGCAGCCTCGGCCTGGTCAAGGCCATCGACCGCTTCGACGTCGACCGCGGCTCGCCGTTCATGCGCTACGCCGTGCCGACGGTCCTCGGCGAGATCAAGCGCCACTTCCGCGACACGGGGTGGGCCGCGCACGTGCCGCGCGGCATGCAGGAGCGGGTGATGGAGGTGAAGGGGGCGGTGGAGGCGCTCGGCTCGAAGCTCGGGCGCTCGCCCTCGCCACGCGAGCTGGCGGACGAGCTCTCGCTTCAGCTCGAGGAGGTGCTCGAGGCGCTGGAGGCCGCCACGGCCTACGCCTCGGTCTCGCTGGACGCGCCGCGCCCCGGCGACGACGGGGAGCGCGAGACCTACGCCGAGTCCATGGGCGACAAGGACGGCAGCTACGAGCTTGTGGAGGACGCCGCCACCGTGCTGCCCGCGCTCGGCGTGCTGCCCGAGCGCGAGCGGCTGATCGTGCACCTGCGCTTCGCCGAGGATCTCACCCAGTCGGAGATCGCGGATCGCATAGGCGTCTCCCAGATGCACGTGTCGCGTCTTCTCCGGCGCGCTCTTGCGCGGGTGCGCACCGTGGCCACGAGCGAGCGCCGCTCCGGGCGCAAGGGCAAGGGCAAGGGCTCGCGGCACGCCGCATAA
- a CDS encoding SpoIIE family protein phosphatase: protein MIREPATSITADPRRRRTARGWAALAIGSELLFASLDYVIEEVVLVGGVVVGPLIASIRLGSRGTAWTAAVGLSLATAVAAVEPGTDDVEQRVVSVSIAVLGAALAIHLARVREERERTAAWLAAQHAVARVAAEAATLDVAAPRMLRAIGEALRWDVAVLWELDADAGVLRVATTWHAPGRDVTAFEELVAEREFPRGEGLPGQAWALRSPTWVTDVAEDATFTRAAVAIASGLRSGFAFPTLAEDEVLGVIEVYTSESRMPDVELFEVMATFGTQIGQFIESKRAQRAMQASSAALRRSRDELEATLGGLADGVTVQDATGRLVYANQAAADTIGFPTPAELVAAAPAEVMARFDVFDEHGGPLGVERLPGRQALAGQEPDPVVVRFRVRATGAESWSIVKATAVRDADGAVVRAVNIFEDISEQKRTEIGQRFLAEAGRAIGASLDYATTLRSVAQVAVPSFADWCAVDVLDDDGSLQRVAVAHVDPAKLDLAQDLSERYPPDPHASAGVPEVIRTGNAELHSRIPDELLVQAAQGAEHLELIRAVGLHSAMIVPLPAWRGALGAITFVNSETQRAFDEHDLELAAEVGRRAATAMENARLYGERAYIARTLQHSLLPPHLPDIAGLEVAARYRAAGEGNEVGGDFYDLFDTGDARWAVVIGDVCGKGADAAATTALARYTLRAAAMRERRPGRVLEQLNEALLRQRDDRQFCTVAYASVDVGAHGAELTVACGGHPAPVVVRRDGGVEITPCGGTLLGVVGDPELAEAAVGLSPGDAIVLYTDGVTEARTPDGLFGTDRLVTVAGGAAGRSATEIARRIEEAAASGELRDDLAIVVLRVPDSHNGRRPVPATAALPRSGELFDLRLPATAEAIRSARHAVDRLAAGLGPERLDDLRLLVSELVTNGLRHGSPDAGDWIGLRVHRERELLRVEVSDPGPGFDAALREAEPDATGGWGLYLVDRLAARWGVDRDGRTTVWFDIPLG, encoded by the coding sequence GTGATCAGGGAACCGGCGACGTCCATCACGGCAGACCCGCGCCGCCGGCGGACGGCGCGAGGATGGGCCGCGCTCGCGATCGGCTCCGAGCTGCTCTTCGCGTCGCTCGACTACGTGATCGAGGAGGTCGTGCTCGTGGGTGGCGTGGTGGTGGGCCCGCTCATCGCCTCGATCCGCCTGGGGAGCCGCGGCACCGCGTGGACCGCCGCTGTGGGCCTGTCGCTGGCCACCGCCGTGGCCGCCGTGGAGCCGGGCACCGACGACGTCGAGCAGCGGGTGGTGAGCGTGTCCATCGCCGTGCTCGGGGCGGCGCTGGCCATACATCTGGCGCGCGTGCGCGAGGAGCGTGAGCGCACGGCCGCATGGCTCGCCGCGCAGCACGCCGTGGCTCGCGTGGCCGCCGAGGCGGCCACGCTGGACGTCGCGGCCCCGCGGATGCTGCGGGCGATCGGGGAGGCGCTGCGCTGGGACGTCGCGGTGCTGTGGGAGCTCGACGCCGATGCCGGGGTGCTGCGTGTCGCGACCACGTGGCATGCGCCAGGGCGCGACGTCACCGCCTTCGAGGAGCTGGTGGCCGAGCGGGAGTTCCCGCGCGGCGAGGGCCTTCCGGGCCAGGCCTGGGCGCTCCGCTCGCCCACGTGGGTCACGGACGTTGCGGAGGACGCCACCTTCACGCGCGCCGCCGTCGCCATCGCGTCCGGGCTGCGGTCGGGGTTCGCCTTTCCCACGCTGGCCGAGGACGAGGTGCTGGGCGTCATCGAGGTGTACACGTCCGAGAGCCGCATGCCGGACGTCGAGCTGTTCGAGGTGATGGCCACCTTCGGCACGCAGATCGGTCAGTTCATCGAGTCCAAGCGGGCCCAGCGGGCGATGCAGGCGAGCTCGGCGGCGCTGCGGCGCTCGCGCGACGAGCTCGAGGCCACGCTCGGCGGCCTCGCCGACGGCGTCACGGTGCAGGACGCGACGGGCCGGCTCGTGTACGCGAACCAGGCCGCCGCGGACACGATCGGGTTCCCCACGCCGGCGGAGCTCGTCGCTGCTGCGCCCGCGGAGGTCATGGCGCGCTTCGACGTGTTCGACGAGCACGGCGGTCCGCTGGGGGTGGAGCGCCTGCCCGGCCGCCAGGCGCTCGCGGGTCAGGAGCCCGACCCGGTGGTCGTCCGCTTCCGCGTGCGCGCCACGGGGGCCGAGAGCTGGTCGATCGTGAAGGCCACGGCAGTCCGTGACGCGGACGGCGCGGTGGTGCGCGCGGTGAACATCTTCGAGGACATCAGCGAGCAGAAGCGCACCGAGATCGGGCAGCGCTTCCTCGCCGAGGCCGGGCGCGCGATCGGCGCCTCGCTCGACTACGCCACCACGTTGCGGAGCGTGGCGCAGGTGGCCGTCCCGTCCTTCGCCGACTGGTGCGCGGTGGACGTGCTGGACGACGACGGCTCGCTGCAGCGGGTGGCCGTCGCGCACGTGGACCCCGCGAAGCTCGACCTCGCCCAGGACCTCAGCGAGCGCTACCCGCCGGACCCCCACGCGTCCGCCGGAGTGCCCGAGGTCATCCGGACAGGGAACGCCGAGCTGCACTCGCGGATCCCGGACGAGCTCCTCGTGCAGGCCGCGCAGGGCGCGGAGCACCTCGAGCTGATCCGCGCGGTGGGTCTCCACTCGGCGATGATCGTCCCGCTGCCCGCGTGGCGCGGCGCCCTTGGCGCGATCACGTTCGTGAACTCCGAGACGCAGCGCGCCTTCGACGAGCACGACCTGGAGCTGGCGGCCGAGGTGGGGCGCCGTGCCGCCACGGCGATGGAGAACGCGCGGCTCTACGGGGAGCGCGCCTACATCGCGCGCACGCTGCAGCACAGCCTGCTGCCGCCCCATCTGCCGGACATCGCCGGGCTCGAGGTGGCCGCCCGCTACCGCGCGGCGGGGGAGGGCAACGAGGTGGGTGGCGACTTCTACGACCTCTTCGACACCGGAGACGCGCGCTGGGCGGTCGTGATCGGCGACGTCTGCGGCAAGGGGGCGGACGCCGCCGCCACCACCGCGCTCGCCCGCTACACGCTGCGCGCCGCGGCCATGCGCGAGCGCCGGCCGGGCCGCGTGCTCGAGCAGCTCAACGAAGCGCTGCTGCGCCAGCGCGACGACCGCCAGTTCTGCACCGTCGCCTACGCGAGCGTCGACGTGGGGGCGCACGGCGCCGAGCTCACCGTGGCATGCGGCGGCCATCCCGCCCCGGTGGTGGTCCGCCGCGACGGCGGGGTGGAGATCACCCCCTGTGGCGGCACGCTGCTCGGCGTGGTGGGCGACCCGGAGCTGGCGGAGGCCGCGGTGGGCCTGTCGCCGGGCGATGCGATCGTGCTCTACACAGACGGCGTCACGGAGGCGCGCACGCCGGACGGCCTCTTCGGGACCGACCGCCTGGTCACCGTGGCCGGCGGCGCCGCGGGCCGCTCCGCCACGGAGATCGCGCGCCGCATCGAGGAGGCAGCGGCATCCGGCGAGCTCCGGGACGACCTCGCCATCGTGGTGCTGCGGGTGCCCGACTCCCACAACGGGCGCCGCCCCGTTCCGGCCACGGCGGCGCTGCCCCGGTCGGGCGAGCTCTTCGATCTCCGCCTGCCGGCAACGGCCGAGGCCATCCGCTCCGCCCGCCACGCGGTGGACCGGCTCGCGGCCGGGCTGGGGCCCGAGCGCCTGGACGACCTGCGCCTGCTGGTGAGCGAGCTCGTGACCAACGGCCTGCGCCACGGCTCGCCCGACGCCGGGGACTGGATCGGCCTGCGGGTGCACCGCGAGCGCGAGCTGCTGCGCGTTGAGGTGTCGGATCCCGGACCCGGCTTCGACGCCGCCCTGCGCGAGGCGGAGCCCGACGCCACAGGCGGCTGGGGTCTCTACCTCGTGGATCGCCTCGCGGCCCGCTGGGGCGTGGACCGGGACGGACGCACGACGGTCTGGTTCGACATCCCCCTGGGCTGA
- a CDS encoding STAS domain-containing protein, translating to MSLLNIDIEAANGRARIALSGELDISSARRVEDELTSLQAQSPEMLVLDLRELEFMDSTGLRLIVRADEAARAGGTRFLIVRGPEPVQRVFQIVGLDTRLDMADAPPAP from the coding sequence GTGAGTCTTCTGAACATCGACATCGAGGCGGCCAATGGCCGGGCCAGGATCGCGCTCAGCGGGGAGCTCGACATCTCGAGTGCGCGGCGCGTGGAGGACGAGCTCACCTCGCTGCAGGCGCAGTCGCCCGAGATGCTCGTGCTCGACCTGCGCGAGCTCGAGTTCATGGACTCCACCGGCCTGCGCCTGATCGTCAGGGCCGACGAGGCCGCCCGCGCGGGCGGCACCCGCTTCCTGATCGTCCGCGGTCCCGAGCCCGTGCAGCGGGTGTTCCAGATCGTCGGCCTCGACACCCGCCTCGACATGGCGGACGCGCCGCCCGCGCCGTAA
- a CDS encoding ATP-binding protein: MDEGHRSAGAGADEPVGTVELDLGADQAGASIRLPAREAGVAVVRQFVTGMGNVLHLDEHACEDLKLAATEACTNAVVHAYPNGDAGWMEVDVETGEGEEVLVVVRDHGQGPPPETVLEDEQDGYGLSLIEAVTDELALGSVNGGGTEVRMRFRHARDTPEEPLDAVHSPVLRRVIAMMAAHAGFSMDRLSDAVLVAETLAAHTPGHSSDGVVRVCIEDAGSDVVMRVGPLVEGGAAALLEASRMPAYGPVLEHLADGVDADTAGDQSDEYLVVRLARRR, encoded by the coding sequence ATGGACGAAGGACACCGATCAGCAGGAGCGGGGGCTGACGAGCCGGTCGGCACCGTCGAGCTCGATCTCGGCGCCGACCAGGCCGGGGCGTCCATCCGCCTCCCCGCCCGGGAGGCCGGCGTGGCCGTGGTCCGCCAGTTCGTCACCGGGATGGGCAACGTGCTCCATCTCGACGAGCACGCCTGCGAGGACCTCAAGCTGGCCGCCACCGAGGCGTGCACCAACGCCGTGGTGCACGCCTACCCCAACGGCGATGCGGGCTGGATGGAGGTTGACGTCGAGACGGGCGAGGGCGAGGAGGTGCTCGTGGTCGTGCGCGACCACGGCCAGGGCCCGCCGCCCGAGACGGTCCTCGAGGACGAGCAGGACGGCTACGGCCTGTCGCTGATCGAAGCGGTCACCGACGAGCTGGCGCTCGGCAGCGTGAACGGCGGCGGCACGGAGGTCCGGATGCGCTTCCGGCACGCGCGCGACACGCCCGAAGAGCCGCTCGACGCCGTGCACTCGCCGGTGCTGCGCCGCGTGATCGCGATGATGGCCGCCCACGCCGGCTTCTCCATGGACCGCCTCTCCGACGCCGTGCTGGTGGCGGAGACCCTCGCAGCCCACACGCCCGGCCACTCGAGCGACGGAGTGGTCCGTGTCTGCATCGAGGACGCGGGCAGCGACGTGGTGATGCGGGTCGGGCCCCTCGTCGAAGGGGGCGCGGCGGCGCTGCTGGAGGCCAGCCGCATGCCCGCCTATGGCCCGGTGCTCGAGCACCTGGCGGACGGGGTCGACGCCGACACCGCCGGCGACCAGTCGGACGAGTACCTGGTGGTGCGGCTCGCCCGCCGCCGTTGA
- a CDS encoding flavin monoamine oxidase family protein, translating into MKGRDAPEVDVAIVGAGLAGLAAARALAAAGASFMVLEARDRVGGRTLNEPIGDGKVVEVGGQWIGPTQHRLAALARELDVETFPTYGRGENLIEWRGGLRRYRGTLPKLGPHVLADVAQAQARLDRMARTVPPEAPWSAPKAGRWDGQTFATWLARNVATPAARGLLRLVIEAVWAVEPEDVSLLHVLFYIRSAGDFDALLDTEGGAQQDRFVGGSQLVSLRMAEALGDAVALEAPVRRIRHGHWGVELESDAMTVRARRAILAMPPVLTARVAYDPPLAGYRDGMTQRMPQGAVIKCMAVYDEPFWRADGLSGQGLSDTGPAKLTYDNSPPDGSPGVLLGFLEGRQARELGRLPVEERRERVLTGFARLFGPRAARPERWIERSWADEEWTRGCYGCSFTTGGWTGYGRALREPIGPLHWAGAETAVTWNGYMDGALESGERAARETLEALPA; encoded by the coding sequence ATGAAAGGCCGGGACGCGCCGGAGGTTGACGTCGCGATCGTGGGCGCCGGGCTGGCCGGGCTGGCCGCCGCCCGGGCCCTCGCGGCCGCCGGGGCCTCGTTCATGGTGCTGGAGGCGCGCGACCGCGTGGGCGGCCGCACCCTCAACGAGCCGATCGGCGACGGCAAGGTGGTGGAGGTGGGGGGACAGTGGATCGGCCCCACTCAGCACCGCCTGGCCGCGCTCGCGCGCGAGCTGGACGTGGAGACCTTCCCCACGTACGGCCGCGGCGAGAACCTCATCGAGTGGCGCGGCGGCTTGCGGCGCTACCGGGGCACCCTCCCCAAGCTCGGGCCGCACGTGCTGGCGGACGTCGCCCAGGCCCAGGCGCGCCTGGACCGCATGGCCCGCACCGTGCCGCCGGAGGCGCCATGGAGCGCGCCGAAGGCCGGGCGCTGGGACGGGCAGACGTTCGCCACCTGGCTGGCCCGCAACGTGGCCACCCCGGCCGCGCGCGGGCTGCTGCGGCTGGTGATCGAGGCGGTCTGGGCCGTGGAGCCCGAGGACGTGTCGCTGCTGCACGTGCTCTTCTACATCCGCTCGGCCGGCGATTTCGACGCCCTGCTGGACACCGAGGGCGGCGCCCAGCAGGACCGCTTCGTTGGGGGCTCCCAGCTCGTCTCGCTGCGTATGGCCGAGGCGCTCGGCGACGCCGTGGCGCTGGAGGCGCCGGTCCGCCGCATCCGCCACGGCCACTGGGGCGTGGAGCTGGAGTCAGATGCGATGACCGTCCGCGCCCGGCGTGCGATCCTGGCCATGCCGCCCGTGCTCACCGCCCGCGTCGCCTACGACCCGCCGCTGGCCGGCTACCGCGACGGAATGACCCAGCGCATGCCCCAGGGGGCGGTGATCAAGTGCATGGCGGTCTACGACGAGCCGTTCTGGCGCGCCGACGGCCTCAGTGGCCAGGGCCTGAGCGACACCGGCCCCGCGAAGCTCACCTACGACAACTCTCCGCCGGACGGCTCGCCGGGCGTGCTGCTCGGCTTCCTGGAAGGGCGCCAGGCGCGCGAGCTCGGGAGGCTGCCCGTGGAGGAGCGGCGCGAGCGCGTGCTCACCGGCTTCGCCCGACTCTTCGGGCCGCGCGCCGCCCGGCCGGAGCGCTGGATCGAGCGCAGCTGGGCCGATGAGGAGTGGACGCGCGGCTGCTACGGCTGCTCGTTCACCACCGGCGGCTGGACCGGGTACGGCCGCGCGCTGCGGGAGCCGATCGGGCCGCTGCACTGGGCCGGCGCGGAGACGGCGGTGACCTGGAACGGCTACATGGACGGCGCGCTCGAGTCGGGCGAGCGCGCGGCGCGGGAGACGCTCGAAGCGCTCCCGGCGTGA
- a CDS encoding CsbD family protein — protein MGLLDKITGRAKKAAGDLADDPSLRREGRQEERKGEAKDDLARAQERVEDKAQDVGDMERKT, from the coding sequence ATGGGTCTGCTCGACAAGATCACAGGACGCGCGAAGAAGGCCGCCGGAGACCTGGCCGACGATCCCAGCCTGCGGCGCGAGGGCCGTCAGGAGGAGCGCAAGGGCGAGGCCAAGGACGATCTGGCACGGGCCCAGGAGCGCGTCGAGGACAAGGCGCAGGACGTGGGCGACATGGAGCGCAAGACGTGA